AAATCTCGCCGAACGGGCTAGCGCCTCGACAAGACGAGTAGTGGCATCGCGCACACCTGTCGGAGACGGTGGCATTGGCGCCACTGCGCTTGCTTCGGCTTGGCGTGGATCAGCTATCGGCGCCAGGTCGCTGATCGCTGGGGACAACGTCGGCAACGGTAACGAGTCCGGCTTTGCATTGGCGTTGGCCAACGCTGTAAGGTTCGTGACTAGGCGGTCCATTCGCACGCGCTGCTCGTTGTCAAAGGTCCGCGCAACGAAGAAGCCCCGGTCCGCGAGGTGTGGCGGCGCAAGGTGCTCTACCGTGTCGTAACCGGCTTCGTAGAGTTGGCGTTCCAGCGTGGCCACGGTCGGCCAGAACGATAGGTCGTTACCCCACGACGCCGTGGGAGAATTGCGCAGTCCTGCCTCGTTATAATAGCGCCCCTCGTAGCCGTTCGAGCCAATCAAAGTGCTGATTCTCGGATTCGCGCCGTGGTACTCGTCGGGATTCCGCGTTCCAACGTGTGTATCGATGATCAACGGGCGTGGGTGAACACGCTTCGCCAAGTCCAGTTGGTCCTGCAACGTCAGGTGGTACCAGAGCCCAAGGCACAGAACGACATCGACGTCGGCATAGTTGTCGAATTCGCGGACATCGGAAACCACCCACCTGATGCGTTGGTCTACAGGAAAGCGCGTGGACCGGGCGTCGACGGCGGTCACCCGCCACCCCATGTCCGCGGCGATCTTGGAGAATCCTCCGTGCCCGGCGCCGAGGTCGACGAGGTGGCCAACCGGAAATGCGTCGAGGGCGCTCACGAACTGCCCGGCTCGCCGCGCGCCCGTCGGATCCGCGAAGCGATTCGTAGTGGTGAACCAGCCAGCCATGACCGTGAACCTATCGCACCGACCGCCGGGCCGCCGGGCCGCCGTGGTCGCCGAAATGTACTCCGACGCGCTCGCGCCGCAGTCTCACGGTGCTTGAGGTCAGGATTCATTGCCGCTGATCGCCTCCCACCCACATGTAGTTGAGCGATTCCAGGGCCTACCGGTCGTGGAATCGCCCAGAAAGCTGAAGCTCGTGCTGGCACCCAGTCGAGCAAACGAGGTGGCGGCCGGCGAGCTCGCGCCGAGTCAAGCGCGTGCGCGTGCGTAATGACGCTGCTTGCGCCGGCTGATGAGCCGGTGCACCCTGCTACTCTCTGGCCACGTGACAGCCAACAGTCCGTTATCGGCCGATCTTCCGGAAGCTGTCCGGTGTATCGCATCTCCGACCGACCCCGACGTAGAGCTGCTTCTGCCGGCGGACGATGTCGTTGAACCCGAGGTCACCATCTTGATTCCGTCGGTCGACGAGGAACTCACCATGGGCGATTTTGTCGCGTGGTGCCACGAGGGTTTGCAAGCGGCAGGCCTAGTGGGCGAGATCTTGATCGTCGACAGTTCGACAGACCGCACCGCGCAGATCGCGCTGAGCGGGGGAGCCCGAGTCCTCAAGACACCCAAGCGCGGCCTGGGTCGCGCTTACATCGACGCGCTGCCCTATATCAGGGGACGCTACGTGATCATGGGTGACGCCGACTGCACATACGACTTCCGGCAACTGGCGCCGTTCGTGGAAGCGATGCGGAACGGCACGGAGTACGCGATGGGCTCGCGCTGGAAAGGTTCGATCGAGCGTGGCGCGATGCCTGCTCTGCATCAGTACTTTGGCACCCCGCTGACTACGTGGATCCTCAACAGACTCTTCGGCAGCCACTTCACCGACATCCACTGCGGGATGCGCGGCATTACCACCGATGCCCTCCGCCGAATGGGGCTGGTCTCCCAATCCTGGGAGTACGCCTCGGAGATGGTGCTCAAGTCCGTCCGGATGGGCTTGCAGACGACCGAGGTCCCGGTGCGCTTTCTCAAAGACCGCGAAGGGCGGCTGTCGCATCACAAGCGCGCCGGCTGGTTCTCGCCGTTCAGCGCAGCTTGGATCAATCTTCGGGCCATGTTCATTCACGGCGCCGAGTTCTTCCTGTTCAAACCCGGCATCGTGCTTATGACCATCGGGCTTGTGCTCACGCTGCCACTCACTTTCGGTGACATCACGATCGGTCACGTGACCTTCAGCCTCTACTGGATGTTGATCGGCCTGACCCTATCGGTCCTCGGCCTGCAGAGTGTCTACTTCGGTTGCCTCGCGCATGCCTTCCTCGACTACACCGGGCGGGCCAGGCAACGGTGGCAACGACTGTTCCGGTACACACCGTCCGTGTTGCTCAGTGCCGGCATGTTCGTGCTCGGCCTCGGTCTCGCCGCGACGCTACTGGTCCACTACGTGGCCCACGACTTCCGGCTCCCTGCTACCTCGTCCGTGGTAGATCACCTCAGCATCACCGGGCTGCTCCTGATGATCTTCGGATTCTCGACGTTCTGCTTCACGCTGGTCCTGCATGCCACGGAGGTCCGCTACGGTCGGGGCGACGATGTCGTCCACTGACCTGACCCGAGAGGGATCCTTCGGGCAGGATGGGCCGATGAGCCCGATTGACCGGCTCGGGGTATGGCTCTCCGGCCACCGGATCCGCCGCACCGTTGGCGACTTGGCGAGACAGGACGTCGCTGACTTCGGCTGCGGCTTCGAGGCCGCATTCATGCGTACCGTGGTGAGCAGCGTGCGGTCGGCGACGCTCGTCGACCTTGCCCTAGCCGAGGATCTGAAGGCGCATCCGAAGATCACCGCCATCGAGGGCGTCCTTCCGGAGGCGCTCGAAGCAATCACTGACGCGTCGTTCGACGTCATCTTGTGTATGTCGGTCCTCGAGCACCTCTGGGACCCGCAGCAGGCGTTGAGCGAATTCCGTCGGCTGCTGCGGCCGGGAGGTGTCTGTGCCGTCAACGTGCCCTCGTGGCGCGGCAAACGCGCGCTCGAGTTCTCGGCATTTCGCCTCGGGTTGTCGCCGGCCGCCGAGATGGACGATCACAAGGCCTATTACGACCCGTCCGATCTATGGCCGCTGCTCGTCCGAGCCGGGTTCCTTCCGCACAACATCAAGTGCTTCCGGCACAAACTGACGCTGAACACCTTCGCAATATGTCGTAATTAGCCACCGGAGACCAAGGACACATGACCTTCACCCAAGACTTCCTCGCCGAATCGGTTGCCGTCATCAACGCACTGGACGTTGATGCAGTCGAATCGGTCGCCCGCGGCTTGGCCGATACGCGCGAGCGTGGTGGTCGGCTATTCATTCTCGGCGTAGGCGGATCGGCCGGTCACGCGTCGCATGCGGTCAATGACTTCCGCAAGATATGCGACATCGAGGCATATACGCCGACGGACAATGTCTCCGAACTGACGGCACGAGCCAACGACGAAGGCTGGGACACCACCTTCGTCGAATGGTTGAAAGGCTCTCGCCTGTCACGCTCTGACACCCTGCTGGTGTTCTCCGTCGGAGGTGGCAACGCGGAGAAGCACGTTTCCACCAACATCGTTTCGGCGTTGCAACTCGGGAGCGAACGGGGCTGTGACATCTACGGAATCGTCGGACGCGACGGCGGTACGACTGCTCAGCTCGCCACCGCCTGCGTAATCATCCCGCCCCTGTTCACCGATCACATCACGCCGCTGACCGAAGGCTTGTGTGCGCTCGTCTGGCACTTGCTCGTCACCCATCCGGCCCTGGTTAAAGTCGCGACGCGTTGGGAGTCGCTGCAGTGATGTCGCCTCTCGCCCGCGTCTGCGTTGTCGGCGGTGCAGGCTTCATTGGCAGCCATTTCGTAGACCGGCTGCTGTCTGACAGTCACACCGAAGGTGTCACGGTCTACGACAATTTCTCCTCCGGCCGTGACTGGCACCTTTCGCCACACGCGTCGGATGAACGCTTGCGGATCGTCCAGGCCGATGTCCGCGATCTCGGCGACCTCGTCGACGCAGTCCGCGACCACACCGCGATCATTCACCTCGCGTCCAACCCTGACATCGCCCGCGCTGTGACCGAGCCCGCCGTGGACTTCGATCAGGGCACCCTGCTCACCCACCACGTCGCCGAGGCCGCGCGCCGCAGCACAGTGGAACTGGTGATCTACGCCTCGGGCAGCGGTGTCTACGGCGACCTTGGTGAGCACGAAGCCAGCGAGGACCACGGGCCGATGCTGCCGGTGTCCACGTACGGCGCCAGCAAGCTCGCCGGAGAGGCGCTGCTCGCGTCGTACGCGGCGATGTTCGGCCTTGTGGTACGTGCATTCCGGTTCGGCAATGTCGTGGGCCCACACCAGACCCACGGCGTCGGCTATGACTTCGTGCGCCGATTGCTGGCAGACCCGACAGAGTTGCGCATCCTGGGCGATGGCCGCCAGAGCAAGTCATATATCCACGTCGATGACGTGGTGTCTGCGGTGCTGCTTGCCGCTAGCGCGGCACAGGGCCCCTTCGCTGTCTTCAACGTGGCCACAGGCGACTATGTGACCGTGTCCGAGATCGCGGAACTCGCGATGGACGTTCTCGGCCTGACGCCAGGCAGCACCCGCCTCGCCTACACCGGCGGCGATCGAGGATGGCAGGGGGACGTCCCGGTTGTGCGCATCAATACCGACCGCATCCGCGCGCTCGGCTGGGGGAATGCGCGTACTGGCCGGCAAGCGCTGCGCGCCTCGATGCAGTCGATGGCCGAGGACTTCCGTTCCGGCCGGCTGGAGAAATGACCTCGACTCGGCTGCGGCCGGCAGTCTTCCTCGATCGCGACGGCGTTCTGAACCAGCCACTTATTCGCGCCGGCATCCCGTATCCGCCGCATTCGCTGAGCGAATTCCACGTTCTTCCTGGTGTTGTCGAGGCCTGCGCCGATCTGCGGGCTGCCGGCTACGCGCTCGTAGTGGTGACGAACCAGCCGGACGTTGCACGTGGCACACTGGCCCGCGCGTGCCTTGATCAAATCCATGATTTGCTTCGCGAGGTCGTTCCGCTGGACGCGATCTACGTGTGCACACACGACGACAGCGACGGGTGCCCCTGTCGCAAGCCGAAGCCGGGCATGATCCTCGAAGCTGCGAAGGACCTGAGTCTGGACTTGGAACGGAGCGCCTGCGTAGGGGACCGCTGGCGGGATATCGAGGCCGCTCGGCGTGCCGGGGTTCGGGCGATCCACCTAGCCTGGGACTATGTCGAGCGGAGTGCGACCGATCCGGACGTCACGGTCGGCAGTCTGAGCGAGGCGGTCAGCTGGATTAGACGGGCCGGGCTAGCTGGGGCGAGTGAGGAGAACTGATGGGGCCGGGGCTAGAGCGAGTCAAGATCTTCGCCGACGGTGCCGATGTGGCCGAGATGATCGAGCTCGCTAGGCGCCCGGAGATAGCGGGATTCACTACGAATCCCACCCTGATGCACCGAATCGGGATCACCGACTACGCGGGATTCGCGCACAAGGTGCTGGCCGAAATCACCGATCTACCCGTTTCCTTCGAAGTGTTTTCCGACGAGCCGCGCGAAATGCTGCGGCAGGCGCGGCTGATCGCATCGTGGGGAAACAACGTCTACGTCAAGGTTCCGGTCATGAACACCGCCGGTGCAAGCACGATAGACGTCGTCCACGAGCTCGCCGCGGAAGGCGTGCAGGTGAATGTGACTGCGCTGATGACGATCGCGCAGGTGGCCTCGGTTGCCGAGGCGCTCGGCGACGGCACGAACGCGATCGTGTCCGTGTTCGCTGGCCGGATCGCGGACACTGGGCGCGACCCGATTCCGATCATGCGCGAGGCCCTGGACATCCTCGCGCCACGCCCAAGCCTCGAACTGCTATGGGCAAGTCCGCGAGAGATCCTCAACGTCCGGCAGGCCGACGACCTCGGCGTACACATCATCACCGTCACTCACGACTTGCTGAAAAAGCTCGGCACCTTCGGT
This genomic stretch from Jatrophihabitans cynanchi harbors:
- a CDS encoding glycosyltransferase family 2 protein, yielding MASPTDPDVELLLPADDVVEPEVTILIPSVDEELTMGDFVAWCHEGLQAAGLVGEILIVDSSTDRTAQIALSGGARVLKTPKRGLGRAYIDALPYIRGRYVIMGDADCTYDFRQLAPFVEAMRNGTEYAMGSRWKGSIERGAMPALHQYFGTPLTTWILNRLFGSHFTDIHCGMRGITTDALRRMGLVSQSWEYASEMVLKSVRMGLQTTEVPVRFLKDREGRLSHHKRAGWFSPFSAAWINLRAMFIHGAEFFLFKPGIVLMTIGLVLTLPLTFGDITIGHVTFSLYWMLIGLTLSVLGLQSVYFGCLAHAFLDYTGRARQRWQRLFRYTPSVLLSAGMFVLGLGLAATLLVHYVAHDFRLPATSSVVDHLSITGLLLMIFGFSTFCFTLVLHATEVRYGRGDDVVH
- a CDS encoding class I SAM-dependent methyltransferase, whose amino-acid sequence is MAGWFTTTNRFADPTGARRAGQFVSALDAFPVGHLVDLGAGHGGFSKIAADMGWRVTAVDARSTRFPVDQRIRWVVSDVREFDNYADVDVVLCLGLWYHLTLQDQLDLAKRVHPRPLIIDTHVGTRNPDEYHGANPRISTLIGSNGYEGRYYNEAGLRNSPTASWGNDLSFWPTVATLERQLYEAGYDTVEHLAPPHLADRGFFVARTFDNEQRVRMDRLVTNLTALANANAKPDSLPLPTLSPAISDLAPIADPRQAEASAVAPMPPSPTGVRDATTRLVEALARSARFRTHRALRTARRRLWERSR
- a CDS encoding D-glycero-alpha-D-manno-heptose-1,7-bisphosphate 7-phosphatase, with product MTSTRLRPAVFLDRDGVLNQPLIRAGIPYPPHSLSEFHVLPGVVEACADLRAAGYALVVVTNQPDVARGTLARACLDQIHDLLREVVPLDAIYVCTHDDSDGCPCRKPKPGMILEAAKDLSLDLERSACVGDRWRDIEAARRAGVRAIHLAWDYVERSATDPDVTVGSLSEAVSWIRRAGLAGASEEN
- a CDS encoding SIS domain-containing protein, yielding MTFTQDFLAESVAVINALDVDAVESVARGLADTRERGGRLFILGVGGSAGHASHAVNDFRKICDIEAYTPTDNVSELTARANDEGWDTTFVEWLKGSRLSRSDTLLVFSVGGGNAEKHVSTNIVSALQLGSERGCDIYGIVGRDGGTTAQLATACVIIPPLFTDHITPLTEGLCALVWHLLVTHPALVKVATRWESLQ
- a CDS encoding NAD-dependent epimerase/dehydratase family protein; translated protein: MSPLARVCVVGGAGFIGSHFVDRLLSDSHTEGVTVYDNFSSGRDWHLSPHASDERLRIVQADVRDLGDLVDAVRDHTAIIHLASNPDIARAVTEPAVDFDQGTLLTHHVAEAARRSTVELVIYASGSGVYGDLGEHEASEDHGPMLPVSTYGASKLAGEALLASYAAMFGLVVRAFRFGNVVGPHQTHGVGYDFVRRLLADPTELRILGDGRQSKSYIHVDDVVSAVLLAASAAQGPFAVFNVATGDYVTVSEIAELAMDVLGLTPGSTRLAYTGGDRGWQGDVPVVRINTDRIRALGWGNARTGRQALRASMQSMAEDFRSGRLEK
- a CDS encoding class I SAM-dependent methyltransferase, coding for MSPIDRLGVWLSGHRIRRTVGDLARQDVADFGCGFEAAFMRTVVSSVRSATLVDLALAEDLKAHPKITAIEGVLPEALEAITDASFDVILCMSVLEHLWDPQQALSEFRRLLRPGGVCAVNVPSWRGKRALEFSAFRLGLSPAAEMDDHKAYYDPSDLWPLLVRAGFLPHNIKCFRHKLTLNTFAICRN
- a CDS encoding transaldolase, with translation MGPGLERVKIFADGADVAEMIELARRPEIAGFTTNPTLMHRIGITDYAGFAHKVLAEITDLPVSFEVFSDEPREMLRQARLIASWGNNVYVKVPVMNTAGASTIDVVHELAAEGVQVNVTALMTIAQVASVAEALGDGTNAIVSVFAGRIADTGRDPIPIMREALDILAPRPSLELLWASPREILNVRQADDLGVHIITVTHDLLKKLGTFGRDLHDYSLATVKMFHDDARAAGFLL